A single region of the Eulemur rufifrons isolate Redbay chromosome 8, OSU_ERuf_1, whole genome shotgun sequence genome encodes:
- the CHTOP gene encoding chromatin target of PRMT1 protein isoform X1 has protein sequence MAAQSAPKVVLKSTTKMSLNERFTNMLKNKQPMPVNIRASMQQQQQLASARNRRLAQQMENRPSVQAALKLKQKSLKQRLGKSNIQARLGRPIGTLARGAIGGRGLPIIQRGLPRGGLRGGRATRTLLRGGMSLRGQNLLRGGRAVAPRMGLRRGGVRGRGGPGRGGLGRGAMGRGGIGGRGRGMIGRGRGGFGGRGRGRGRGRGALARPVLTKEQLDNQLDAYMSKTKGHLDAELDAYMAQTDPETND, from the exons ATGGCTGCACAGTCAGCGCCGAAAGTTGTGCTAAAAAGCACCACCAAGATGTCTCTAAATGAGCG CTTTACTAATATGCTGAAGAACAAACAACCGATGCCAGTGAATATTCGGGCTTCGATGCAGCAACAACAGCAGCTAGCCAGTGCCAGAAACAGAAGACTGGCCCAGCAGATGGAGAATAGACCCTCTGTCCAGGCAGCATTAAAACTTAAGCAG AAGAGCTTAAAGCAGCGCCTGGGTAAGAGTAACATCCAGGCACGGTTAGGCCGACCCATAGGGACCCTGGCCAGGGGAGCAATCGGAGGACGAGGCCTGCCCATAATCCAGAGAGGCTTGCCCAGAGGAGGACTGCGTGGGGGACGTGCCACCAGAACCCTACTTAGGGGCGGGATGTCGCTCCGAG GTCAAAACCTGCTCCGAGGTGGACGAGCCGTAGCTCCCCGAATGGGCTTAAGAAGAGGTGGTGTTCGAGGTCGTGGAGGTCCTGGGAGAGGGGGCCTAGGGCGTGGAGCTATGGGTCGTGGCGGAATCGGTGGTAGAG GTCGGGGTATGATAGGTCGGGGAAGAGGGGGCTTTGGAGGCAGAGGCCGAGGCCGTGGACGAGGGAGAGGTGCCCTTGCTCGCCCTGTGTTGACGAAGGAGCAGCTGGACAACCAATTAGATGCATACATGTCGAAAACAAAAGGACACCTGGATGCCGAGTTGGATGCCTACATGGCGCAGACAGATCCTGAAACCAATGATTGA
- the CHTOP gene encoding chromatin target of PRMT1 protein isoform X2, translating to MAAQSAPKVVLKSTTKMSLNERFTNMLKNKQPMPVNIRASMQQQQQLASARNRRLAQQMENRPSVQAALKLKQSLKQRLGKSNIQARLGRPIGTLARGAIGGRGLPIIQRGLPRGGLRGGRATRTLLRGGMSLRGQNLLRGGRAVAPRMGLRRGGVRGRGGPGRGGLGRGAMGRGGIGGRGRGMIGRGRGGFGGRGRGRGRGRGALARPVLTKEQLDNQLDAYMSKTKGHLDAELDAYMAQTDPETND from the exons ATGGCTGCACAGTCAGCGCCGAAAGTTGTGCTAAAAAGCACCACCAAGATGTCTCTAAATGAGCG CTTTACTAATATGCTGAAGAACAAACAACCGATGCCAGTGAATATTCGGGCTTCGATGCAGCAACAACAGCAGCTAGCCAGTGCCAGAAACAGAAGACTGGCCCAGCAGATGGAGAATAGACCCTCTGTCCAGGCAGCATTAAAACTTAAGCAG AGCTTAAAGCAGCGCCTGGGTAAGAGTAACATCCAGGCACGGTTAGGCCGACCCATAGGGACCCTGGCCAGGGGAGCAATCGGAGGACGAGGCCTGCCCATAATCCAGAGAGGCTTGCCCAGAGGAGGACTGCGTGGGGGACGTGCCACCAGAACCCTACTTAGGGGCGGGATGTCGCTCCGAG GTCAAAACCTGCTCCGAGGTGGACGAGCCGTAGCTCCCCGAATGGGCTTAAGAAGAGGTGGTGTTCGAGGTCGTGGAGGTCCTGGGAGAGGGGGCCTAGGGCGTGGAGCTATGGGTCGTGGCGGAATCGGTGGTAGAG GTCGGGGTATGATAGGTCGGGGAAGAGGGGGCTTTGGAGGCAGAGGCCGAGGCCGTGGACGAGGGAGAGGTGCCCTTGCTCGCCCTGTGTTGACGAAGGAGCAGCTGGACAACCAATTAGATGCATACATGTCGAAAACAAAAGGACACCTGGATGCCGAGTTGGATGCCTACATGGCGCAGACAGATCCTGAAACCAATGATTGA